Genomic window (Polaribacter batillariae):
TATATCCTCCTTAAAAAAATCTAAGGCAGCAATACTTAAAGCGCCTGCTGGCTCTACAACAATGGCGTCTTTGTTATATAAATCTAAAATAGTCTGACAAATTTTACCTTCTGGAACTGTAATGACATCGTGCAGGTTTTGTTGGCAAATTGCAAAGTTTAAATCTCCCACTTTTTTTACTGCAGCGCCATCTACAAAAGCATCTATTTTTTCTAAAAAAGTGTTTTCTTTATTTCTAATAGATGTTAACATAGAAGGTGCTCCTTCTGGTTCTACTCCGATTATTTTTGTGTTTGGAGACAAATTTTTAAATACAGATGATAATCCCGCAGACAACCCACCACCACCAACTGGAACAAAAACATAATCGATTTTTACATCGGTTTGATTTAATATTTCCCAACCAACTGTGGCTTGACCTTCTATTACTTTTTTATCATTAAAAGGATGAATAAACACTTTCTTTTTAAAATCGCATTCTAATGTTGCTGCATTAAAAGCATCATCGAAAGTATCGCCTTCAATAACCACATCTATAAAATCTTCGCCAAACATTTTTACTTGGTTAATTTTTTGATTTGGCGTTGGCGAAGGCATAAAAATAGTACCTTTTATCTGCAGCAATTTACAAGACAAAGCAACGCCTTGTGCATGATTTCCTGCACTTGCACAAACAATTCCTCGTTGTTTTTCGTCGGCATTTAAAGAGGCCATTTTATTATAAGCTCCTCTAATTTTATAAGAACGTACAACTTGCAAATCTTCTCTTTTAAACAAAATATTGGCATCGAATTCTTTAGAAAGATTAATATTCGCATTTAATGGCGTTTTATACGCAACACCTTCTAATTTTTTAGCAGCAGCTTTTATGTTTTTTAAACTTGGAAAATAAATTTGTTTTGTTTGCATCTTTTAAAAATAAAAGACCCTTCAGGTTTTTAGAGCCTGAAGGGTCTGAAAAAATATATTATTTAATTTTTCTTAAACTTCAGATTTTATTACTTTCATTGCTGTCATTGAAGCTCTTAATTTTGCCCCAATTTTTTCTACAGGATGATTTCTAATAATACTATTAATTCGAATTAATTCTTGATTATCTACTTCATTAGAATCTGAAAATTTCTTTCCAATAATATCGGTATCTACTGTTTTCATAAAGTTGGCCAATAAAGGCTTACAAGCATGGTCGAATAAATAGCAACCGTATTCTGCGGTATCAGAAATTACACGATTCATTTCATATAATTTTTTACGTGCAATGGTGTTTGCTATTAATGGAGTTTCGTGCAAAGATTCGTAATATGCAGATGCATCTATAATTCCAGATTCTGTCATCGATTCAAAAGCCAATTCTACACCCGCTCTTACAAAGGCAACTAACAAAGTTCCGTGGTCGAAATATTCTTGTTCAGAAATTTCTTGATTGGTAATTTCTTGTTTTTCGAAAGCAGTTTCTCCTGTTGCTGCTCTCCAAGCTAATAAGTTTTTATCGTCATTTGCCCAATCTTCCATCATGGTTTTAGAGAAATGACCTGTCATAATATCGTCCATATGTTTTTGGAACAACGGACGCATAATGTCTTTTAACTCTTCGGAAATTCTAAACGCTTCTATTTTTGCAGGATTAGACAGCCTGTCCATCATATTGGTAATTCCTCCGTGCTTTAAGGCTTCTGTTACAGTTTCCCAACCATATTGAATTAATTTTGCAGCATAACTTGGTTCAATTCCTTTTTCTACCATTTTGTCGAAAGATAAAATAGCGCCTGTTTGTAACAAACCACATAAAATGGTTTGCTCTCCCATTAAATCGCTCTTTACTTCTGCCACAAAAGAAGATGCTAAAACACCTGCCCTATCTCCTCCAGTTGCAACTGCGTAAGCTTTTGCTTGTTCCCAACCTTTGTTTTCTGGGTCGTTTTCTGGGTGCACAGCAATTAAAGTGGGCACACCAAAACCTCTTTTATACTCTTCACGTACCTCTGAACCCGGACATTTTGGTGCTACCATAATTACGGTTAAATCTTTACGGATTTGCATGCCTTCTTCCACCACATTAAAACCGTGAGAATAGCTTAATGTTGCTCCTTTTTTCATTAAAGGCATTACCGTTTTTACAACGTTTGTATGTTGCTTGTCTGGGGTTAAATTTAGAACCAAATCTGCAGTTGGAATTAATTCTTCGTAATTACCAACCTTAAAATTGTTTGAAGTTGCATTTTTAAATGAATCTCTTTTTTGGTCGATTGCTGCTTGTCTTAAAGCGTAAGAAATATCTAAACCAGAATCTCTCATGTTTAAACCTTGATTTAAACCTTGTGCTCCACAGCCCACAATAACAATTTTCTTTCCTTTTAATGCGTTTACGCCATCTTCAAATTCTGAAGCGTCCATAAAACGGCATTTTCCTAATTGTTCTAATTTTTCTCTTAATGTTAATGTGTTAAAATAATTTGACATTTTTTTTATTTAGTTGTGTTTAATTCGAAAAGAGAAAAAAGAGTAGAGAATAAAGACTTATTGTGTTCGATAATCCGTCTAATTTCTTTGATCTATTTTCTCTATTCTATTTTTTTAGTTGTTGTATGTTTCTAATAGTGCAGAAATTTTCATTTCGTCTTTGGTAACTGCAATTCTTCCAGAACGCGTGTATTGCATAATTCCAAAAGGTTTTAATTCTCTGTGTAAAAGATCTATTTCTTCTTTTTTTCCTGATTTTTCTAAGACAAAAAACTCTTTGTTTACAGTAACGATTCTTGCGCTGCTTTCTTTAATGATATTTTGAATTTGACGTTCTTCAAATAATAAATCTGATTTTATTTTAAACAACCCAGAAATTTGATAAATAGTTTCTTCATCATCGTGGTAATAAGCTTTTATAACTTCTACCTGTTTTTCTATTTGGCCGATAATTTTCTTCACATTATCTTCGAGCATATTGGCCACAATTGTAAATCTAGAAACCCCTTCAATTTCCGAAGAAGAAATGTTTAAGCTTTCGATGTTAATACCTCTTCTTTGAAATATTGCTGAAACTCTATTCAACAACCCAATATTGTTTTCGGTATATACTGATATTGTATATAATTGTTCTTCTGTACTCATTACTCGTTCAAGGTTTAAAATTTAAAGTTTCAAAGTTGTTTACTCAAAACCCTAATCTTTGTTCTCTGTCTGTTTTCTCTACTCTATTTTTTTGTCTCCAAACTTCATATTCTCGGCTTACTCTAGCCTTACATCGGAAACACTTGCTCCAGAAGGCACCATTGGAAATACATTTCCTTCTTTTTCTACACATACTTCTAAGAAATACGCTTCTTTGCTCTCCATCATCTCTTTTACTGCTTCTTTTAAGTCTTCTCTTTTTACAACTTTTCTAGCTTTTAAATAATATCCTTCTGCAATGGCTACAAAATTCGGGTTTATCATTTCTGTAGATGCGTAACGTTTATCGAAAAACAACTGTTGCCATTGACGTACCATTCCTAAAAATTCGTTATTTAAAACTACCACTTTTACTGCTGCTTTTTGCTGAAAAATAGTGCCTAATTCTTGAATGGTCATTTGATATCCGCCATCACCAGAAATAGAAACCACTTCGCGTTCTGGACATGCCATTTTTGCCCCAATTGCTGCTGGTAAACCAAAGCCCATGGTTCCTAATCCGCCAGAAGTAATGTTACTTTTGGTCTTGTTAAAATCTGCATATCTACAAGCAATCATTTGATGCTGGCCAACATCTGTTACAATGGCAGCTTCTCCTTTACTTTGAATGTTAATTTCTTTAATTACTTCGCCCATGGTTAACCCTTCTTTGGTTGGATGGATGTCGTTTTTTATTACTTTTTCGTACTCAATGGCATATAAGTCTTTAAATTTTTGATGCCATTTTTTATGAGAGTTCTTATTGATTAAAGGTAAAATCGCTTCTAAAGTTACTTTGGCATCACCTAAAACAGCTACATCTGCTTTTACATTTTTATTTACTTCTGCTGGATCGATTTCGAAATGAATTACTTTTGCTTGCGTAGCATATTCGTCTAATTTTCCTGTAACTCTATCGTCGAAACGCATTCCAATGGCAATTAAAACATCGCATTCATTGGTTAATTTATTGGGTGCATAATTTCCGTGCATGCCTACCATACCCACATTAAATGGATGAGAAGTTGGCAATGCAGATGCTCCTAAAATTGTCCAAGCTGCAGGAATTTCTGCTTTTTCTACCAATGCTTTAAATTGCTCTTCTGCTTCGCTTAAAATAACTCCTTGCCCCAAACAATAAATGGTCTTTTTGCTTCATTTATTAATTTTGCGGCAGCTTCTAAAGAACCTTCTACGATTTTTGGAATTGGGGTATAACTTCTTATTTTCTCGCATTTTTTGTAACAAAAATCGAACTCTTCGAACTGTGCATCTTTTGTAATATCTACTAAAACCGGTCCTGGTCTTCCACTTTTTGCAATGTAAAATGCTTTCGCTAAAGCTTCAGGAATGTCTTCTGCTTTGGTTACTTGGCAATTCCATTTTGTAACGGGTGTAGAAATACCTACAATATCTGTTTCCTGAAAGGCATCGCTTCCTAATAAATGAGAAGGAACTTGACCAGTAATACAAACCATTGGTGTAGAATCTATCTGCGCATCTGCAATTCCTGTAATTAAATTGGTGGCTCCTGGCCCCGAAGTTGCAATTGCAACACCCACTTTTCCAGAAATTCTTGCAAAACCTTGTGCAGAATGTGTGGCTCCTTGTTCATGACGTGTTAACACATGATGAATTTTATCTTGATACTTATACAGTTCGTCATAAACTGGCATAATTGCACCTCCAGGATAACCATAAATAATTTTTACATCTTCGGCTATTAAACATCTTACAATTGCTTCGCTCCCAGAAATTCTCTCTGTAACTTTTGCTGATGTTTGCTTGTTTTGTATGGTTTGTGTTTCCATATGTTTTATTTTTTTTTGATGAAAAGAAAAGAATAAAGTTTTATAATTCTTGTCTTTTTTAGTCTTACTTCTTTTCTTTCTTAATTTATATACCTACAAGGTTTTTGAAACCTTGCGGGATGTTTTTAAAGCCTTTCTAGGTGTTTTACAAATCTGTGACACAACCTTTTGATGCAGATGCTACTGATTTTGCGTATTTATATAAAATTCCTTTTTTGTGTTTTAATGCTGGTGCTACCCATTTTGCTTTTCTTTCTGCTAATTCTTCATCAGAAATTAAAACATTTATAGAGTTGTCTTCTGCACTAATTCTTATCTTATCCCCTGTTTTTATTAAACCTATTGCACCTCCAGATTGTGCTTCTGGTGTAATATGACCAACTACAAAGCCATGAGTTCCTCCAGAAAAACGACCATCTGTAATTAATGCGACAGATTTTCCTAAACCTGCTCCCATAATTAATGATGTTGGTTTTAACATTTCTGGCATTCCTGGTCCTCCTTTTGGTCCCACATATCTAATAACGACTACATCTCCTTTTTCTACCTCTCCATTAGAAATTCCTGTATTTGCTGCTTGTTCACCATCATACACCACTGCTTTTCCTTCGAACAATAAACCTTCGTTTCCAGAAATTTTTGCAACTGCTCCTTCAGGAGCTAAGTTTCCGTAAATAATTTGAATATTTCCTGATGACTTTAACGCTTTATCTTTTGGATAAATAACATCTTGGGCTTCAAATTCTATAGCTTTTACATCTGCAAGATTCTCTGCTAAAGTTTTTCCTGTTACAGTTAAACAATCTCCATGTAAATAGCCATTGTCTAATAAATATTTCATAATTGCGGGTGTTCCTCCAACTCCATGTACATCTTCCATTAAGTATTTTCCAGATGGTTTTAAGTCTGCAATTAACGGAGTTCTATCTGAAACTCTTTGAAAATCTTCTAGAGTAAATTCGATATCTGCAGCGTGTGCAATTGCTAAAAAGTGTAATACTGCATTTGTAGAACCTCCTAAAGCGTTTACCAATGCAACTGCATTTTCTAACGATTTTTTAGAAATAATATCTAAAGGTTTTAAATCTAATTCTAATAAATTTTTAATGGCTAAAGCGGTTCTTTCTGCTTCAGACAATTTATTCGGGTTTTCTGCAGGAATAGATGAGTTGTAAGGCAATGCAAAACCCATGCATTCGATTGCAGATGCCATTGTGTTGGCTGTGTACATTCCGCCACAAGCGCCTGCTCCTGGAATGGCTCTTTTAATAATTTCTTTGTATTCTGCTTCGTCTATTTCTCCAGCAACTTTTTGCCCTAAAGCTTCGAATGCAGAAACAATATTTAATTTTCTTCCTTTGTAATTTCCTGATGCGATGGTACCTCCATACAT
Coding sequences:
- the ilvN gene encoding acetolactate synthase small subunit, with translation MSTEEQLYTISVYTENNIGLLNRVSAIFQRRGINIESLNISSSEIEGVSRFTIVANMLEDNVKKIIGQIEKQVEVIKAYYHDDEETIYQISGLFKIKSDLLFEERQIQNIIKESSARIVTVNKEFFVLEKSGKKEEIDLLHRELKPFGIMQYTRSGRIAVTKDEMKISALLETYNN
- the ilvD gene encoding dihydroxy-acid dehydratase, which encodes MELNKHSKRLTQDESQPASQAMLYAVGLSDEDMSKAQVGIASTGYDGNPCNMHLNNLAAEVKVESKIAGLVGLVFNTIGVSDGISMGTSGMNYSLASRDIIADSIETVMNAQSYDALVSVVGCDKNMPGAVIAMLRLNRPSIMMYGGTIASGNYKGRKLNIVSAFEALGQKVAGEIDEAEYKEIIKRAIPGAGACGGMYTANTMASAIECMGFALPYNSSIPAENPNKLSEAERTALAIKNLLELDLKPLDIISKKSLENAVALVNALGGSTNAVLHFLAIAHAADIEFTLEDFQRVSDRTPLIADLKPSGKYLMEDVHGVGGTPAIMKYLLDNGYLHGDCLTVTGKTLAENLADVKAIEFEAQDVIYPKDKALKSSGNIQIIYGNLAPEGAVAKISGNEGLLFEGKAVVYDGEQAANTGISNGEVEKGDVVVIRYVGPKGGPGMPEMLKPTSLIMGAGLGKSVALITDGRFSGGTHGFVVGHITPEAQSGGAIGLIKTGDKIRISAEDNSINVLISDEELAERKAKWVAPALKHKKGILYKYAKSVASASKGCVTDL
- the ilvC gene encoding ketol-acid reductoisomerase, yielding MSNYFNTLTLREKLEQLGKCRFMDASEFEDGVNALKGKKIVIVGCGAQGLNQGLNMRDSGLDISYALRQAAIDQKRDSFKNATSNNFKVGNYEELIPTADLVLNLTPDKQHTNVVKTVMPLMKKGATLSYSHGFNVVEEGMQIRKDLTVIMVAPKCPGSEVREEYKRGFGVPTLIAVHPENDPENKGWEQAKAYAVATGGDRAGVLASSFVAEVKSDLMGEQTILCGLLQTGAILSFDKMVEKGIEPSYAAKLIQYGWETVTEALKHGGITNMMDRLSNPAKIEAFRISEELKDIMRPLFQKHMDDIMTGHFSKTMMEDWANDDKNLLAWRAATGETAFEKQEITNQEISEQEYFDHGTLLVAFVRAGVELAFESMTESGIIDASAYYESLHETPLIANTIARKKLYEMNRVISDTAEYGCYLFDHACKPLLANFMKTVDTDIIGKKFSDSNEVDNQELIRINSIIRNHPVEKIGAKLRASMTAMKVIKSEV
- the ilvA gene encoding threonine ammonia-lyase IlvA encodes the protein MQTKQIYFPSLKNIKAAAKKLEGVAYKTPLNANINLSKEFDANILFKREDLQVVRSYKIRGAYNKMASLNADEKQRGIVCASAGNHAQGVALSCKLLQIKGTIFMPSPTPNQKINQVKMFGEDFIDVVIEGDTFDDAFNAATLECDFKKKVFIHPFNDKKVIEGQATVGWEILNQTDVKIDYVFVPVGGGGLSAGLSSVFKNLSPNTKIIGVEPEGAPSMLTSIRNKENTFLEKIDAFVDGAAVKKVGDLNFAICQQNLHDVITVPEGKICQTILDLYNKDAIVVEPAGALSIAALDFFKEDIKEKNVVCVVSGSNNDITRTAEIKERALLYANLKHYFIVKFPQRAGALKEFVAEILGPNDDITHFEYTKKTNRENGAAVVGLELKTSADLAPLINRMKERNFFGEYLNDKPDLFQFLV